One window from the genome of Candidatus Hydrogenedens sp. encodes:
- a CDS encoding HU family DNA-binding protein, with translation MEPEKEAQANTLTKRDLVNQISEDLGFTQSDVAKTIEKALEIITRKLGEGKRWEIRNFGVFEVKKRAPRKGRNPKTGVVVDVPHRYVVTFKAGKELKKLLSDLSSNIQGTSSESQ, from the coding sequence ATGGAACCAGAAAAAGAAGCTCAGGCAAACACACTAACGAAGAGAGACCTTGTGAATCAAATATCCGAGGATTTAGGGTTCACCCAAAGCGATGTCGCTAAAACAATTGAAAAGGCACTGGAAATTATCACCCGGAAATTAGGAGAAGGGAAGCGTTGGGAAATACGCAATTTTGGCGTATTTGAGGTAAAAAAGAGAGCCCCTCGCAAAGGAAGAAACCCGAAAACGGGTGTTGTTGTAGATGTCCCTCATAGATATGTTGTCACATTTAAAGCGGGTAAAGAACTAAAAAAACTTCTGTCTGACTTATCCAGTAACATCCAAGGAACTTCTTCAGAATCACAATAG
- a CDS encoding DUF1559 domain-containing protein translates to MSFKGFTLIELLVVIAIIGILAAILLPALARAREAARRSSCQNNLKQMGVIFNMYANEAKGEMFPYMKLFNCDGSFARDATFDGALLYPEYLTDVNILVCPSDSDAENVRKAFHKDNNLEQPVEPCRLARGSYYYFGWALHPDVVLIPGVQVPTDISQINLNDPLTTALQYVKTDIVLQAYKIYDSGVPLQERIDAKLKDLGPVPRLRMGIERFLITDINNPAASSKAASEIPVMWDEIAVYGGASTFNHVPGGGNCLYMDGHVEFLRWPSKYPADILGMLVSFLF, encoded by the coding sequence ATCTCATTCAAAGGTTTTACTCTTATTGAACTGTTGGTGGTTATCGCTATTATTGGGATTCTTGCAGCGATTTTACTTCCAGCTTTGGCAAGGGCTCGCGAGGCGGCAAGACGGTCTTCCTGTCAAAATAACCTTAAACAGATGGGTGTTATTTTTAATATGTATGCTAATGAGGCAAAGGGAGAAATGTTCCCATATATGAAATTGTTCAATTGTGATGGAAGTTTTGCAAGAGATGCCACATTTGATGGTGCTTTGCTTTATCCTGAATATTTAACAGATGTAAATATCCTGGTATGTCCATCTGATTCTGATGCAGAAAATGTTCGCAAAGCCTTTCACAAGGATAATAATCTCGAACAACCTGTTGAACCTTGTAGATTAGCGAGAGGAAGTTATTATTATTTTGGTTGGGCACTTCATCCCGATGTGGTTTTAATTCCTGGTGTGCAAGTTCCAACGGATATAAGCCAGATAAATTTAAACGACCCTTTAACAACCGCCTTACAATATGTCAAGACAGATATTGTTTTACAAGCATATAAGATTTATGATTCAGGTGTTCCTCTTCAAGAGAGGATAGATGCAAAATTAAAGGACTTAGGTCCTGTTCCGCGATTAAGAATGGGTATAGAGCGATTTTTAATAACAGATATTAATAATCCTGCGGCATCCTCAAAAGCAGCGAGTGAAATTCCTGTTATGTGGGATGAAATTGCGGTTTATGGAGGTGCTTCAACCTTTAACCATGTGCCAGGTGGAGGGAATTGTTTGTATATGGATGGGCATGTAGAATTCCTTCGTTGGCCAAGCAAATATCCTGCGGATATATTAGGGATGTTAGTTTCATTTCTGTTCTAA
- the rimI gene encoding ribosomal protein S18-alanine N-acetyltransferase, whose translation MSEPYDIIISPQNVEINVFLLEEEHVDRVHAMEVESYPDAWSRELFLPEINNRAGKFFVFFIEDSLIGYAGYWLGGEEAHITKFTVAPAYRRQGLGTFFMNYLFEQVRKEGAQRIILEVREMNYPARSLYEKMGFHTIGIRIGYYARTLENAVVMVRYLNEESDKEDIIYD comes from the coding sequence ATGTCTGAACCCTATGACATAATAATTAGCCCTCAAAATGTCGAAATCAATGTCTTCTTACTGGAAGAAGAACATGTTGACCGCGTCCATGCAATGGAAGTGGAATCTTATCCCGATGCATGGTCAAGGGAATTATTTTTACCGGAAATTAATAATAGAGCAGGTAAATTTTTTGTTTTTTTTATTGAGGATTCCCTCATAGGTTATGCGGGTTATTGGTTAGGAGGCGAAGAAGCACATATAACCAAATTTACAGTCGCCCCTGCATATCGGAGGCAAGGATTAGGCACATTCTTTATGAATTACCTCTTTGAACAGGTCAGAAAAGAGGGGGCACAACGAATTATATTGGAAGTGCGAGAAATGAATTATCCTGCACGCTCCCTTTATGAGAAAATGGGTTTTCATACAATAGGCATACGCATAGGTTACTATGCAAGGACACTAGAAAATGCAGTGGTAATGGTTCGATATTTAAATGAGGAATCGGACAAAGAAGATATAATATATGATTAA
- the coaE gene encoding dephospho-CoA kinase (Dephospho-CoA kinase (CoaE) performs the final step in coenzyme A biosynthesis.): MKIIGLTGGIASGKTEVAKIFQNHGIYVINSDEIGHHVLSNPEIKEKIVSIYGKSILKDGQIDRDKLGRIVFSNPEERKRINELIHPLVIADIMNRIQQAQQQGHEIIVIESALIGEEENRFPEWFNGIILVICPEEIRIQRLMNLRKLSYEEAKLRIQSQRLPEEKITLAKWLIHNNDNLTKLEEETEKIIKEISDVV, from the coding sequence ATGAAAATTATAGGACTTACTGGTGGTATAGCCAGTGGAAAAACAGAAGTAGCAAAAATATTTCAAAATCACGGGATTTATGTAATAAATTCAGATGAAATTGGACACCATGTTTTGTCTAATCCAGAAATCAAAGAAAAAATCGTCAGTATTTACGGAAAATCTATATTAAAAGATGGTCAAATAGACCGAGATAAGTTAGGACGCATTGTTTTTTCTAATCCCGAAGAAAGAAAACGAATTAACGAACTTATACATCCGTTGGTTATTGCCGATATAATGAATAGGATACAACAAGCCCAGCAACAAGGGCATGAAATAATTGTTATTGAATCAGCACTTATCGGAGAAGAAGAAAATCGTTTTCCCGAGTGGTTTAACGGCATTATATTGGTTATTTGTCCAGAGGAAATAAGGATACAACGACTTATGAATTTGCGAAAGCTTTCATACGAAGAAGCCAAACTACGAATTCAATCTCAAAGACTACCTGAAGAAAAAATAACTTTGGCTAAATGGCTAATTCATAACAATGATAACCTTACAAAATTAGAAGAAGAAACAGAAAAAATTATTAAGGAAATTTCCGATGTCGTTTGA
- a CDS encoding alpha-L-rhamnosidase C-terminal domain-containing protein: protein MLDFLKEKDVRSRFNLFPVRVVWKSESLQNIDLEGLLSNPQKTVSIKYEGDEPPAFVLDFGREIHGGIQLGQGMVRDKTPLPLKITFGESVVEAMGEPDQDHAIHNGTVLLPWYGYNEVGTTGFRFVRIEMIKPKTEWLCTGIKAIVLIQDLEYLGSFNSSDEFLNKIWKTGAYTVHLCLQDYLWDGIKRDRLVWIGDMHVETVVLSYLFGYNATIEKSLDFVRDNTPLPGWMNGISSYSLWWVIIQEYWYFMFSRKEYMEQQRGYLKGLVQQMLKCVDENGKEILPEARFLDWSTAENKDAIHSGLQSLLYWAFTCAENLLRELNETDLVVQCSKIREQMKKYRAPEHQVKQSRALGVIAGLENPVRVNEECFKKDPLSGLSTFYGFYVLQAKAMAGDLAGGLDLIRNYWGPMLNMGATTFWEHFDVRWLEGDVVPIHEVVPQGKKSIHKDFGEHCYIGLRHSLCHGWASGPTAWLIQYILGIQPIAPSCKKIRIVPYLGDTLDYAEGAMPTPFGLVSLRHEKDKEGKIKTQFKAPKEVEIILAGSK, encoded by the coding sequence ATGCTGGATTTTTTAAAGGAAAAAGATGTTCGTTCTCGGTTTAACTTATTTCCTGTTCGTGTAGTATGGAAGAGCGAGTCCCTGCAAAATATTGATTTGGAGGGATTGCTTTCCAACCCCCAGAAAACTGTATCTATTAAATATGAGGGAGATGAGCCTCCAGCATTTGTATTAGATTTTGGCAGAGAAATTCATGGAGGAATTCAATTGGGTCAGGGAATGGTCAGAGATAAAACCCCATTGCCTTTGAAAATTACTTTTGGTGAGTCTGTAGTTGAAGCAATGGGAGAGCCAGACCAAGACCATGCTATTCATAACGGCACGGTTTTACTCCCCTGGTATGGATATAATGAAGTAGGAACGACAGGGTTCCGTTTCGTGCGGATAGAGATGATTAAACCAAAAACAGAATGGCTTTGCACAGGTATTAAAGCCATTGTATTAATTCAAGATTTGGAATATTTAGGGAGTTTTAATTCGAGTGATGAGTTCCTGAACAAGATATGGAAAACAGGTGCTTATACTGTTCATTTGTGTTTACAGGATTATTTATGGGATGGGATAAAAAGAGACCGATTAGTATGGATTGGTGATATGCATGTGGAGACAGTCGTATTAAGTTATCTTTTCGGGTATAACGCTACTATTGAGAAAAGTTTAGATTTCGTCCGCGATAATACACCTCTGCCCGGTTGGATGAATGGTATTAGTTCTTATTCGCTATGGTGGGTGATTATTCAGGAATACTGGTATTTTATGTTTTCAAGAAAAGAATATATGGAACAGCAGAGAGGCTATTTAAAAGGTTTGGTCCAACAAATGCTAAAATGCGTTGATGAAAATGGTAAGGAGATTTTACCAGAAGCAAGGTTTTTGGATTGGAGTACAGCGGAAAATAAAGATGCTATTCATTCTGGATTGCAATCTTTGCTATATTGGGCGTTTACTTGTGCGGAGAATTTGTTACGAGAACTGAACGAAACTGATTTGGTTGTACAATGTTCGAAAATAAGAGAACAAATGAAAAAATATCGAGCCCCGGAACATCAGGTCAAACAATCTCGGGCGTTAGGGGTTATTGCTGGATTGGAAAATCCTGTTCGGGTGAATGAAGAATGTTTTAAGAAAGACCCCTTGTCAGGATTGTCTACTTTCTACGGTTTTTATGTGTTGCAGGCAAAGGCAATGGCAGGGGATTTAGCCGGAGGATTAGACTTGATTCGTAATTATTGGGGACCAATGCTAAATATGGGTGCAACAACTTTCTGGGAACATTTTGATGTTCGCTGGTTAGAAGGAGATGTCGTGCCAATACATGAGGTTGTCCCACAGGGTAAAAAGAGCATACATAAAGATTTTGGGGAACATTGCTATATAGGATTAAGACACAGTCTTTGTCATGGATGGGCTTCTGGACCGACAGCGTGGTTAATTCAATATATTCTTGGAATTCAACCTATCGCTCCGTCATGTAAAAAAATACGGATAGTGCCTTATCTGGGGGATACTTTGGATTATGCAGAGGGAGCCATGCCCACACCTTTTGGACTTGTTTCGCTTCGACATGAAAAAGATAAAGAAGGGAAGATAAAAACGCAATTTAAAGCACCTAAGGAAGTAGAAATAATTTTAGCAGGAAGTAAATAA
- a CDS encoding DUF1080 domain-containing protein, with the protein MGKKKIFLLMLIVLVLGIYIGVNFFYWADKILRKPIPIGEITKVPDEEGWIDLLSPENRGYWKNVTDDMNIFEIQDDGVLHIFGKTWYPLRYVGFSQRTFSDFQLHLEFKLTKRANSGVFLRSQINDPVYRGFEIQVLEDYGKPPNKNSCGAIYDITTPMYNMSFPVGQWNSYDITLQGSEVKVVMNGWLIVHTFLDKMTTPLGKFPVAYASLPKEGYLLLQDHGGEVWYRNIRIKPLS; encoded by the coding sequence ATGGGAAAGAAAAAAATTTTTTTATTAATGTTGATTGTGTTGGTTCTTGGAATTTATATAGGTGTAAATTTTTTTTATTGGGCGGATAAAATTTTAAGAAAACCTATACCGATTGGGGAAATAACAAAAGTGCCTGATGAAGAGGGTTGGATTGATTTGCTATCCCCAGAAAATAGAGGTTATTGGAAAAATGTTACAGATGATATGAATATTTTTGAAATTCAAGATGATGGTGTCTTACATATATTTGGAAAGACATGGTATCCCCTAAGATATGTCGGTTTTTCTCAAAGAACTTTTTCTGATTTTCAATTACATCTGGAATTTAAACTTACCAAAAGAGCCAATAGTGGGGTTTTTCTGCGTTCGCAAATCAATGACCCTGTGTATCGTGGATTTGAAATACAGGTTCTTGAAGATTATGGAAAACCGCCGAATAAAAACAGTTGCGGGGCTATTTATGATATTACCACGCCTATGTATAATATGTCTTTTCCTGTGGGGCAATGGAATTCTTATGATATTACCCTTCAAGGGTCTGAAGTAAAGGTTGTAATGAATGGCTGGCTGATTGTTCATACTTTTTTGGATAAGATGACCACGCCATTAGGAAAATTCCCGGTGGCATACGCATCATTACCGAAAGAAGGATACTTATTATTACAAGACCATGGGGGAGAAGTGTGGTATCGAAATATCCGTATTAAACCATTGAGTTAA
- the tsaB gene encoding tRNA (adenosine(37)-N6)-threonylcarbamoyltransferase complex dimerization subunit type 1 TsaB — protein sequence MRILSADTSTDVNTVAVLSDNELLGEISINAGKRHSERLVPLIDTLLTEVQLSIDDIHLLAISIGPGSFTGLRVGLSTWKGIALAKGLPLIGVPSLDAMTLLAPFYNTVVCPILDARMKEIFAGIYRFEGSQRKTICENFLGSIHNFIKLLKECKNTETIIFLGEGASLYQQILAENFPQSKFGECWWSHPRASAVGIEALSLWQKGYKKEVDEILPIYLRLSQPEEKRKKCLNPMT from the coding sequence ATGAGAATTTTATCTGCCGATACAAGCACAGATGTAAATACCGTTGCTGTATTATCTGATAATGAGTTATTGGGTGAAATATCTATTAATGCAGGAAAACGACATTCGGAACGACTCGTTCCATTAATAGATACCTTACTTACCGAAGTTCAATTATCTATTGATGACATTCATTTATTAGCCATTTCAATAGGTCCCGGCTCGTTTACAGGTTTACGGGTTGGATTATCTACATGGAAAGGGATTGCTCTCGCAAAAGGATTACCTCTTATCGGCGTTCCTTCCTTAGACGCAATGACTCTGTTAGCACCTTTTTATAACACTGTTGTATGCCCTATTCTTGATGCTCGAATGAAGGAAATTTTTGCGGGAATTTACAGGTTTGAAGGAAGCCAGCGTAAAACAATTTGTGAAAATTTTTTAGGAAGTATTCATAACTTTATCAAATTATTAAAAGAATGTAAAAACACTGAAACTATTATCTTTTTAGGGGAAGGTGCCTCGTTATATCAGCAAATCCTGGCAGAAAACTTTCCTCAATCAAAATTTGGGGAATGTTGGTGGAGCCATCCTCGTGCTTCTGCTGTAGGAATAGAAGCCTTATCTTTGTGGCAAAAAGGCTATAAAAAGGAAGTTGATGAGATTCTTCCTATCTATTTGCGTTTATCTCAACCGGAAGAAAAAAGGAAAAAATGTCTGAACCCTATGACATAA